A genomic window from Helicobacter pylori includes:
- the ligA gene encoding NAD-dependent DNA ligase LigA, whose product MIKSQKEYLERIEYLNTLSHHYYNLDEPIVSDAVYDELYQELKAYEEKNPSRIQANSPTQKVGATTTNPFNKNPHLMRMWSLDDVFNHNELQAWLQRILKAYPSASFVCSPKLDGVSLNLLYQHGKLVKATTRGNGLEGELVTTNAKHIANIPHAIPYDEEIEIRGEVIISKEDFDALNKERLDANEPLFANPRNAASGSLRQLDSKITKKRKLQFIPWGVGKHSLNFLSFKECLDFIVSLGFSAIQYLSLNKNHQEIEENYHALIQEREGFFALLDGMVIVVDELDIQKELGYTQKSPKFACAYKFPALEKHTKIIGVINQVGRSGAITPVALLEPVEIAGAMVTKATLHNYSEIEKKNIMLNDRVVIIRSGDVIPKIIKPLESYRDGSQHKIMRPKVCPICSHELLCEEIFTYCQNLNCPARLKESLIHFASKDALNIQGLGDKVIEQLFEEKLIVNALDLYALKLEDLMQLDKFKIKKAQNLLDAIQKSKNPPLWRLINALGIEHIGKGASKTLAQYGLNVLEKSEAEFLEMEGFGVEMARSLVNFYASNQEFIQSLFDLLNPKNSDAEEKQESSSIFSDKTIVLTGTLSKPRQEYAQMLENLGAKISSSVSAKTDFLIVGENAGSKLSLAKKHGVSVLNEEELLKYLKELDSN is encoded by the coding sequence ATGATAAAAAGCCAAAAAGAATATTTAGAAAGAATTGAATATTTAAACACCCTATCGCACCACTATTACAACCTTGATGAGCCGATCGTAAGCGATGCAGTCTATGATGAACTTTACCAAGAATTAAAAGCTTATGAAGAAAAAAACCCTAGCCGCATTCAAGCTAACTCCCCCACCCAAAAAGTGGGGGCTACCACAACCAATCCATTCAATAAAAACCCTCATTTAATGCGAATGTGGAGTTTAGATGATGTGTTCAATCATAACGAATTGCAAGCGTGGTTGCAACGCATTTTAAAAGCCTACCCTAGCGCTTCGTTTGTGTGTTCGCCTAAACTTGATGGGGTTTCGCTCAATCTTTTGTATCAACATGGCAAACTAGTGAAGGCGACCACTAGGGGCAATGGCTTAGAAGGAGAGTTGGTTACCACAAACGCCAAACATATCGCTAACATTCCCCACGCTATCCCTTATGATGAAGAAATAGAAATCAGGGGCGAAGTGATCATTTCTAAAGAGGATTTTGACGCTTTAAATAAAGAGCGCCTAGACGCTAACGAACCCCTATTCGCTAACCCTAGAAATGCCGCATCAGGGAGTTTAAGGCAGCTTGATAGCAAGATCACTAAAAAGCGTAAATTGCAATTCATTCCTTGGGGCGTGGGCAAGCATTCTTTAAATTTTCTAAGCTTTAAGGAGTGTTTGGATTTTATTGTCTCGTTAGGGTTTAGCGCTATTCAATATTTAAGCCTAAACAAAAACCACCAAGAAATAGAAGAAAATTACCACGCTCTCATTCAAGAAAGAGAGGGCTTTTTTGCCCTTTTAGACGGCATGGTGATCGTTGTGGATGAATTGGATATTCAAAAGGAGTTAGGCTATACGCAAAAATCCCCTAAATTCGCTTGCGCTTATAAATTCCCCGCCCTAGAAAAACACACCAAAATTATAGGAGTCATTAACCAAGTGGGGCGCAGCGGAGCGATCACCCCAGTCGCTCTTTTAGAGCCGGTAGAAATCGCTGGGGCTATGGTTACGAAAGCGACCTTGCACAATTATTCTGAAATTGAAAAAAAGAATATCATGCTCAATGATAGGGTTGTAATCATTAGAAGCGGCGATGTGATCCCTAAAATCATCAAACCTTTAGAGTCTTACAGAGACGGCTCGCAACATAAAATCATGCGCCCCAAAGTTTGCCCTATATGCTCGCATGAACTCTTGTGCGAAGAGATTTTTACTTATTGCCAAAACCTTAATTGCCCGGCGAGATTGAAAGAAAGCTTGATTCATTTTGCTTCTAAAGACGCTTTAAACATTCAAGGCTTAGGCGATAAAGTCATAGAGCAGCTTTTTGAAGAAAAACTCATTGTTAACGCCTTGGATTTGTATGCTTTAAAATTAGAAGATTTAATGCAACTAGACAAATTCAAAATCAAAAAAGCTCAAAATTTATTAGACGCTATTCAAAAGAGCAAAAACCCCCCTTTATGGCGTTTGATCAACGCTTTAGGGATTGAACATATCGGTAAGGGAGCGAGTAAAACGCTGGCCCAATACGGCTTAAATGTGTTAGAAAAAAGCGAAGCTGAGTTTTTAGAAATGGAGGGCTTTGGGGTGGAAATGGCGCGTTCTTTAGTCAATTTTTATGCGAGCAATCAAGAGTTTATCCAATCGTTATTTGATTTGTTAAACCCTAAAAATAGCGATGCAGAAGAAAAACAGGAAAGCTCTTCTATTTTCAGTGATAAAACGATTGTTTTAACCGGCACGCTTTCTAAACCACGGCAAGAATACGCTCAAATGTTAGAAAATTTAGGGGCAAAAATTTCTTCAAGCGTGAGCGCTAAAACCGATTTTTTGATCGTTGGAGAAAACGCCGGCTCAAAACTTTCTCTAGCAAAAAAACATGGCGTGAGCGTTTTGAATGAAGAAGAATTATTAAAATATCTTAAAGAATTGGATTCAAATTAA
- a CDS encoding chemotaxis protein — MVKDINKTTSLHLNNEAQFLCFRLDTEKDAQLYGVNIFKIREIIHYDGEVTEILGGSDGVMLGFLSVRGESIPLVDVKRWLHYDANDPSRDLKEYGVKDNHNLVIVCHFSNHSIALKVLKIERIIHKNWTEISAGDKQGIEANNKLSALTRFDEQRVMQILDVEKMISDVFPSLKDLDDLTLRCIKAIQSQKLILIAEDSLSALKTLEKIVQTLELRYLAFPNGRELLDYLYEKEHYQQVGVVITDLEMPNVSGFEVLKTIKADHRTEHLPVIINSSMSSDSNRQLAQSLEADGFVVKSNILEIHEMLKKTLS, encoded by the coding sequence GTGGTAAAAGACATTAACAAAACGACTTCGTTACACTTAAACAACGAAGCGCAATTTCTATGCTTTAGATTAGATACAGAAAAAGACGCCCAACTTTATGGCGTGAATATTTTTAAGATCAGAGAAATTATCCATTATGATGGGGAGGTTACGGAGATTCTTGGGGGGAGCGATGGCGTGATGCTCGGGTTTCTTAGCGTTAGGGGCGAGTCCATTCCTTTAGTGGATGTGAAAAGGTGGTTGCATTATGATGCAAATGATCCTAGCCGTGATTTGAAAGAATATGGCGTTAAAGATAACCATAATTTAGTGATCGTGTGCCATTTTTCTAACCATTCAATCGCCCTAAAGGTTTTAAAAATTGAGAGGATTATTCATAAAAATTGGACTGAAATTAGCGCCGGGGATAAACAAGGCATTGAAGCCAATAACAAACTCAGCGCTCTCACTCGCTTTGATGAACAACGAGTGATGCAAATCTTAGATGTGGAAAAAATGATCAGCGATGTTTTCCCTAGCTTGAAAGATTTAGACGATTTGACCTTGCGTTGCATCAAAGCCATTCAAAGCCAAAAACTCATTTTAATCGCTGAAGACTCCCTAAGCGCTCTTAAAACCTTAGAAAAGATCGTTCAAACTTTAGAATTGCGTTATTTAGCCTTTCCAAACGGGAGGGAATTGTTGGATTATTTGTATGAAAAAGAACATTACCAACAAGTCGGCGTGGTCATTACGGATTTAGAAATGCCTAATGTTTCAGGGTTTGAAGTGCTAAAAACCATTAAAGCTGATCACAGGACTGAGCATCTTCCTGTGATTATCAATTCGTCCATGAGCAGCGATTCTAACCGCCAGTTAGCCCAATCTTTAGAAGCGGATGGTTTTGTGGTAAAATCTAACATTCTTGAAATCCATGAAATGCTTAAAAAAACGCTTTCATAA
- the aspS gene encoding aspartate--tRNA ligase, translated as MRSHFCTEISEKDVGKIIKVAGWCNTYRDHGGVVFIDLRDKSGLVQLVCDPSSKAYEKALEVRSEFVLVAKGKVRLRGLGLENPKLKTGKIEIVLEGLVIENKSATPPIEIGNKNVNEDLRLKYRYLDLRSLNAYEIFKLRSEVALITRNTLAQKGFLEIETPILSKTTPEGARDYLVPSRVHEGEFFALPQSPQLFKQLLMVGGMDRYFQIARCFRDEDLRADRQPEFTQIDAEMSFCDENDVMGVVEDLLQEVFKAIGHTIPTPFKRMPYKEAMENYGSDKPDLRFGLPLIEVGDCFMDSSNAIFSNIAQDPKNKRIKALNVKGADATFSRSVLKELEEFVRQFGAQGLAYLQIKEDEIKGPLVKFLSEKGLKNILERTNAQVGDIVFFGAGDKKIVLDYMGRLRLKVAEMLDLIDKNALNFLWVVNFPMFEKTENGYHAAHHPFTMPKNIECEDIEEIEAYAYDVVLNGVELGGGSIRIHKEDMQKKVFERINIDEEEAQKKFGFLLEALKFGAPPHGGFAIGFDRLIMLMTQSHSIRDVIAFPKTQKASCLLTDAPSPISEEQLRELHIRLRK; from the coding sequence ATGCGAAGTCATTTCTGCACAGAAATTAGTGAAAAAGATGTGGGTAAAATCATCAAAGTGGCCGGGTGGTGCAACACTTATAGAGACCACGGAGGCGTGGTTTTTATTGATTTAAGGGATAAAAGCGGTTTAGTGCAATTAGTGTGTGATCCTAGCTCTAAAGCTTATGAAAAGGCTTTAGAAGTGAGGAGCGAATTTGTGCTGGTGGCTAAAGGAAAGGTGCGTTTGAGAGGGCTTGGGTTAGAAAACCCTAAACTAAAGACCGGAAAAATTGAAATCGTTTTAGAAGGATTAGTCATTGAAAATAAAAGCGCTACCCCACCGATTGAAATTGGCAATAAAAATGTGAACGAAGATTTGCGCTTGAAATACCGCTATTTGGATTTACGCTCTTTGAATGCTTATGAAATCTTTAAATTGCGCAGCGAAGTGGCTCTGATTACTCGTAACACTCTAGCTCAAAAAGGCTTTTTAGAGATTGAAACCCCCATTTTGTCCAAAACCACGCCTGAGGGGGCTAGGGATTATTTAGTGCCAAGCAGGGTGCATGAGGGCGAATTTTTTGCCCTTCCTCAAAGCCCGCAGTTATTCAAACAACTTTTAATGGTGGGGGGAATGGACAGGTATTTTCAAATCGCTCGTTGCTTTAGAGATGAAGATTTGAGGGCGGACAGGCAGCCAGAATTCACGCAAATTGATGCAGAAATGAGTTTTTGCGATGAAAATGATGTGATGGGCGTGGTAGAAGATTTGTTGCAAGAGGTTTTTAAAGCGATTGGGCATACTATCCCTACACCCTTTAAACGCATGCCTTATAAGGAAGCGATGGAAAATTATGGGAGCGATAAGCCGGATTTACGCTTTGGATTGCCTTTAATAGAAGTGGGGGATTGTTTTATGGACAGCTCCAACGCTATTTTTTCCAATATTGCGCAAGATCCTAAAAACAAACGCATCAAAGCTTTAAATGTCAAGGGGGCTGATGCAACTTTTAGCCGCAGCGTTTTAAAGGAATTAGAAGAATTTGTGCGCCAGTTTGGGGCTCAAGGCTTGGCGTATTTGCAGATTAAAGAAGATGAAATTAAAGGGCCTTTGGTTAAATTTTTAAGCGAAAAGGGGCTTAAAAATATTTTAGAAAGGACTAACGCGCAAGTTGGGGATATTGTCTTTTTTGGCGCAGGGGATAAAAAAATCGTGTTAGATTACATGGGGCGCTTGCGCTTAAAGGTGGCTGAAATGCTTGATTTGATTGATAAAAACGCCTTGAATTTCTTATGGGTAGTCAATTTCCCCATGTTTGAAAAAACTGAAAATGGCTATCACGCTGCACACCACCCCTTTACGATGCCTAAAAATATAGAATGTGAAGACATAGAAGAAATTGAAGCGTATGCGTATGATGTGGTGCTTAATGGCGTGGAGCTTGGCGGGGGGAGCATTAGGATTCATAAAGAAGACATGCAAAAAAAAGTCTTTGAAAGGATCAATATTGATGAAGAGGAAGCGCAAAAGAAATTTGGCTTTTTACTAGAAGCGCTAAAATTTGGCGCTCCTCCTCATGGGGGCTTTGCGATAGGCTTTGACAGATTAATCATGCTAATGACTCAATCTCATAGCATTAGAGATGTGATCGCTTTCCCTAAAACGCAAAAAGCTTCATGTTTATTGACTGACGCGCCTAGCCCTATTAGCGAAGAGCAACTAAGAGAATTGCACATTCGCTTGAGAAAATAA
- a CDS encoding adenylate kinase — MKQLFLIIGAPGSGKTTDAEWIAKNNSATIAHFSTGDLLRAESAKKTDRGLLIEKFTSQGELVPLEIVVETILSAIKSSSKGIILIDGYPRSVEQMQALDKELNAQNEVILKSVIEVEVSEKTAKERVLGRSRGADDNEVVFHNRMRVFLDPLMEIQNFYKAKKVYKTINGERSIEEIVHEMQEYILSFGN, encoded by the coding sequence TTGAAACAACTATTTTTGATTATTGGAGCCCCAGGGAGTGGTAAAACCACGGATGCGGAATGGATTGCTAAAAACAACAGCGCAACAATCGCTCATTTTTCAACCGGGGATTTATTGCGAGCTGAGAGCGCTAAAAAGACCGATCGAGGCTTATTGATTGAGAAATTCACCTCTCAAGGCGAATTAGTGCCTTTAGAAATTGTGGTAGAAACGATCCTTTCAGCGATTAAAAGTTCTAGCAAAGGGATCATTTTAATTGATGGCTATCCTAGAAGCGTGGAGCAAATGCAAGCTTTAGACAAGGAATTGAACGCTCAAAATGAAGTGATCTTAAAAAGCGTGATTGAGGTAGAAGTGAGTGAAAAAACCGCTAAAGAAAGGGTTTTAGGGCGCTCTAGGGGGGCTGATGATAATGAGGTTGTGTTTCATAACCGCATGCGCGTGTTTTTAGACCCTTTAATGGAAATCCAAAATTTCTACAAGGCTAAGAAGGTGTATAAAACCATCAATGGCGAAAGAAGCATTGAAGAAATCGTGCATGAAATGCAAGAGTATATTTTGTCTTTTGGGAATTAA
- a CDS encoding glycosyltransferase family 25 protein, with protein sequence MISVYIISLKESKRRLDTEKLVLESNEKFKGCCVFQIFDAISPKHQDFEKLLQELYDAPSLLQSDWYHSYVGAGLTLPELGCYLSHYLLWKECVKLNQPVIILEDDVTLESNFIQALEDCLRSPFDFVRFYGCYWYYHETKFHVLPKEFVFPPFDYPFKNNPILEKFKKFFNVSRFLNLSTHKVMHYILKKIQKKYYETHEKEAFFLEHFYLTSVYVASTAGYYLTPKSAKTFIEATNRFKIIEPVDMFMDNSSYHDVMNLTYVPCPVSLNEHSLDSTIQKPKKESLKSYPLPPKKSIFKNLFYYSLNAKKRLKAFQQYSKQYAPLKTPKEI encoded by the coding sequence GTGATCTCTGTTTATATCATTTCTTTAAAAGAAAGCAAAAGGCGTTTGGACACTGAAAAACTCGTTTTAGAGTCTAACGAAAAATTTAAAGGCTGTTGTGTTTTTCAAATCTTTGACGCCATTAGCCCTAAACACCAAGATTTTGAAAAATTACTTCAAGAGCTTTATGACGCTCCGAGTTTATTGCAATCTGATTGGTATCATTCTTATGTGGGTGCTGGTTTGACTTTGCCTGAATTAGGGTGTTATTTGAGCCATTATCTTTTATGGAAAGAATGCGTCAAATTAAACCAACCGGTTATCATTTTAGAAGATGATGTAACGCTAGAATCTAACTTTATTCAAGCCTTAGAAGATTGTTTGAGAAGCCCTTTTGATTTTGTCAGGTTTTATGGGTGTTATTGGTATTACCACGAGACAAAATTCCATGTTTTACCCAAAGAATTTGTATTTCCTCCCTTTGATTATCCTTTTAAAAATAACCCTATTTTAGAAAAATTTAAAAAATTTTTTAATGTTTCTAGATTTTTAAATCTTTCTACCCATAAGGTCATGCACTATATCCTAAAAAAAATACAAAAAAAGTATTACGAAACGCATGAAAAAGAAGCCTTTTTTTTAGAGCATTTCTACCTTACTAGCGTGTATGTGGCTTCCACAGCCGGCTATTACTTAACCCCTAAAAGCGCTAAAACTTTTATAGAGGCAACGAATCGTTTTAAAATCATAGAGCCGGTGGATATGTTTATGGATAATTCTTCTTATCATGATGTGATGAATCTAACTTATGTGCCTTGCCCTGTTTCTTTAAATGAGCATTCTTTAGACAGCACGATCCAAAAGCCTAAAAAAGAGAGCTTGAAATCTTACCCGCTTCCGCCTAAAAAATCAATTTTTAAAAATCTTTTCTACTATAGCCTTAACGCTAAAAAACGCTTAAAGGCCTTTCAACAATACAGCAAACAATACGCTCCTTTAAAAACCCCTAAAGAGATTTAA